The genome window AGATTTGTGCAATCAACAAACATAATTAGGAGCATTGGGATCTACAAAGCCAGGTGGCTGCTGCATGTAAACTTCTTCATTAAGTGTTCCATGAAGAGATGCATTTTGAACATCTAGTTGATGTATGTGCCAACCATTTGAGATTGCCAAGGATAGAACAAGGCAAATAATGCAAGGTTTGATAACCAGACTGAAGGTTTCTTGAAAATCAATACCTTCCCTTTGATGAAATcattttgcaacaagacgagctttgTACCTCTCTATGGTTCCATCAGCCTTACGTTTGATATGAAAGACCTATTTGCATCCAACAATATTATGATGAGAGCGGGGTGGGACCAATGACCAAgtcttattttttaacaatgcaTTTATTTCTTCAACCATTGCGTTCCTCCATTTTGGATCTTTGTTAGCAGTGGTGAAGCATGTAGGCTCAATGTCTTGAGGTGGAAGAGGATGTTTGGTTGAGATGAGTGCTTTGGGTTTGGAAATTCCATTTTTGGAACGAGTAATCATAGGATGAGCGGAAGTTGTTGTAGGTGGGTGATGAGGATAAGGTTCAGAAAAATTTGGTGGAGAGGTTGTAGGAGGAGGGGTTTGAGATGCTGGTTGAAGGATAGGTTaaggtggaggaggaggaattGGTGTAGATAATAAGCCAGGTTCTTGTGAGGGTGGTAGAAGATGGTTAGTGAGAATAGGCTGGGAAGAAGGGATAGATGGTGTAGATGTGgtagtttgtgttttttggtgGAAGGGAAATTTGTTCTCATTAAAGATTACATGTCAGGAAAGTTTTAAAGAGACAAAATGATTGATATTGATAGGAGTGGAAGAATTTGTTGAGAAGGGATAGTTGGAAGAAGTGGCCATTGTACCCCTGGGTATacaaggctctgataccatataaaaatagaatatttgtattatattttcTGCATCTTTACAAGAGAATTTACATCAATATATAGCTATACAAGAAGAGGAATTATAGGAATGGTTAATTATAGAATAGAGATTTTAGGGAGAGAGATTATAGGAGTAATtacatattcaaattcaaatttgaattgaaaagagATTTGTGGAACGGTTACTATTACAGCTTAAGTATGTGAGTTGGACTTATGAGCTGTGATAGTCTCCACACCATATAGTTGTTGTAATCAAGCTTCACAGTAGCCATACCTGCCATATTTGACAAGAGTAGCAGCGAAGGATTGACACCATGAGTGATTGAAGAACTTGTGGTTGATCTTGTTGTTGTAGAGGGTGAAGAATTTGTAGAAGACGCCATtataggctctgataccatgaaagAGATTTGTGATTCTTAGAGAGAATGttctagaagaaaaagaaatgaaaactgAATCTTCTCTATATCAATAGATTACATTAGATACAACTTATATAGGCTCACCAATCATAACAGATTTTAGAGCTAAACTACTCTAACAATATCTTGTAAAGACTAACAGAATACATACATGTGGAGAATTGTGTAACTAATCCTATACTTAAAACTATCATACTAAACTACATACAAGTTTACAATATCATGGCTAAACTACAAGCCGTTTATGCAATCTTGTCTATGAGCTAAAGCTTTGTTGGTAGATTCACTTGAGGTAGCACCAGCATCCTTTACAGTTACTAATCAATTAAACAACTTTTCAGCAGTAACTTTTATTGAGAAAATTCTACTGACCAAGGGACTGTCTAGCATTGCATTATAGGGGGAGATCAAGAGTTTTAAGATAATTAAAACTTGTTATTAGcaaagtagaggaatttgacaAGTTTTTAATATAGAACTCTTAGGCACCCTTAAAGCTCTTTATATTGAGTTTTGAAAAGCTCaacttttgaaacttttgaCCTAAAGAACCTTTAAGTATTCTCGAATCGACCCAATTCCCATTCTCCATTTTCACTCTTTCTATATAATTGCTTCATCTTATGATTGCCGCTGATAGgtgaaaattatttgaattcCTGTCACCTTCTTCTACTTTTCTTGAATTCTACTTTTAGAAAAGCTCCAAATGTAGATTTTTCTAGAATTTGCAAGTTTTATTTTGGGGCCTTCAAAACACTTCTTGTAGATCAACATTAATATAAAAGCTCTGGATGGATCCACCAATAAGGTGTTGCCAAGCATCACATACTATCTCTAAACTTCTTCCGTGATTCCATTTCATACCCAAGCCCCTCAAACTCGAATGACTTCTTTCCACTCCCACCTCCATAATCAAAATAAGCAGAAATGGAGCATGATCTGATTTGGATGCCACAAGATGGCCTATCTCTGTTCTTGGATACTTCATACGCCACTCATCACTACATATGACTCTATCAAGCCTTTTGGCCATCCCTTCATTCTCTTGCAACAAGCCACTAAGTGAATTGCCACCCCACATAACCAAAGTCTATGCCCCCTAAACTctcccaacaaatcttttaagcCACTTCTTGTTGATGACCCACAcatcctctttctttttcctttttctctttatttattttatccttaaaaaaaaagaaaagaaaaaactcataGAGCATGCCATTTGAGGTCTCCCAAATATACCCAACGCCACCTAATAATTAGTAACTTGAGCTAACAAAGGTTTCTTTGTTAATGGGTATCTTTGTGCACTCgttaagaaagttttgaaagAGTCTCATCTGTattaagaaataacaaaaactaataaaaatatgaattttaaattgaaagtaacttttttattattataaaaagtaGCTTGATTACATTATAAAATTCTACCTTAACAAGGGCACAATGACACTGTTAACAAATAGGACCCTTCTAACAAAGTCAATATACTCTTATAACTTACTTTTCCTATTCATAGAAATACCTCCCATCTCTTTTTATTCTTCTCCCTGACTAATTTTAGTTTTGTTACTATGTGACCCCATTCTCATTAAAATGGACCTACAATAAATAAGGAGGAGATTGGACCTACTTTAGTTTTGTAAGAGCACGATTTGGAATGGACCTACATCTAAAATTCTAATATTATTCACTCATCAAAAAGAATTCTAACATACTTGAGCCGCTACACAAACGCCACTTTCTAGTAGGGTCATCTGATTAAAATGTTTCAGTTTTAGCTGCTGGTTTTTGGTGTTGTGATTTCTCCTATGTCAAACTCATAGACAATGTAGATGTCCATTTTCTTGCCAGGAAAGCTGTATTTGGCAGTGAGCTCCAGGTCTGGATTGAATTCTCTCCTCAAAATATAGCTCCTCTAATCACTTGTGACTTTTGTAATCGTTGATTTTTCTTCTGCAATAAAATTGACCTTTGGGTttggtttctccaaaaaaaaaaaaaatcccaaaattggAAAAAAGGAATCCCGCAGCTTCTTGAAGCGGTTTTCATCTGAATACGCAATCTTTAACAGCATCTTCATTTAAAACATTTCTGACCACATTTTGTCGTTTAGTCTATACAACCTACTAAAACGACATCAACAAAAGTCAACAAAACTGAACCACTTGATTGATCAAAAATAGTATACGAATTGAATGGCAAAGATCACATTCACATAACAACATGAAAACAATGCAAATACACCCTATTGTTTCTTCCTCAGCCAGACATGAGTGGATAGAACTAGGAGTGTGATAAAAGTAGTAGTACTCTCTGAGTTCAGCTTCTCCGAAACTCAGCAATGGCTTCAATACCATGTACAACCCACTTACCCTTTACCTTCAAACCCTCCACTTCTCCTTCTTCCTTGTCAAAAACCAATCTTAAGTTTCTGGGTGTACAGCATAGGTTGGGGTGGGCCAGACCCTCTAAACTTGGACCCTCCAATGGCTCTAGAGCCAAGTGCTGGTTCAAGTTTGGTAAAAATGGAGTTGATGCTGAAGGTGCTGGCATTTATGGCAGTCAGTCCCGTGATGACTTTGATAGAGATGATGTTGAACAGGTTCTTCTTTTTAACTCTGAACTATAACTTTGTCTATGTTAATGTAGTTATGTTTGAGCACGTAATTATATGTGTTAAGAGTTTGTGAAAGTAATGTTGTTTTTAATGAATTGGGTTCTGTGGAAATTGGACAAAATGGAATGAGCATAAATTGGTGCTGGTAAGGTTATTCTTAGGGTGAGTTTAGTCATTATGAGATAAATGGGTTATAattatctaatttaattttgtaattctaCTTCAGATTGTTGAGTTGGGCTTAATAGATAAAAGGGTTACTCTAATTATTAGTTATGTGGTTATATTAGTCCTTTAATCTGGGGTATATTAATATTTGCGTCCAGAAGATGGAACATAAAGACTCTATTTTAGTAGGATTGTTTAATTCTAATCTGAATAGAATCTGCATTGGCTAGGATATATCAGGTGGCCTCCTCAATACAAGTGCTAAAGTTTTGGTGTATCTGCTTGTTTATTAGGGAAATGGATCTTCTTGTACAGAGTGGTTGATGTCCCTTCATCTCACAGTTGTTTAAGTAATTGAATGtaaacaattataaaaagagACAGAACTTGTTCAGTTAAGAAATATTTCTATTCCCAACAGAACCAGGAGCTTGGAATGAAAAATGTGGATTTCTCACCAAGGAAGTAAAAGGGTAGATTTTGGAAATGAGAAGAATTACTcaggaaaaattattttatatgtaaaaagAAAGGATCTAACATAGTTGAAATTGTGGACATAAAATGTGGGAACCAGGATAGAGCATAGGCTAGCCCTATAAGTATAACAAATTGTCTCAAGAAGCTGGGTTTCTTGAAGCTATCTGAGAGCATTATCTAAGCCTACAACTTCTTCAGATCAGATTTAAGGTTCCTGTAACTGAAACCAGAAATCCCAATTGGTCGATTGTTGTCTGAAACTTCCACCATAGAACATATGCCTGGTAGGAGCCTGCTgcctttatttttcttcttttgggttGCTGTCACAGATCCAAAAGTGGGTCTGGAATGACTACTAGAGGAAGCCTTGTCTGTAATAGGGAACAGACGCTTCTGTGAGCTACCTTGGCAGCTTAATTCGAGCTGGCTGAAGTACTCGATTTCTTTCATTATAAGGGATCCGACTGTGCCTCTAGTACCTATTTCTACTGGAGTGTGTGCCATTACTcaggaaaattattttatatctGTGATATGAACCCTAATGGACCTTCAAAGTTCTAACAGAGAACAGTCAACAAAATTTGATGTCAAGGGACATGTTAAGATATTGACATCTGAATATAATGAGCACTTTTTATGATAAGAAGTTGCTGCAGGTCATTTCTACAATTCTCTCTACAATTCTCTTTGACAGAGTGAGTACTTATTTTTGAACTCAATATATGCCCCTTCATCCCTTGCccaccaaaagaaaagataacaCTGAATTTATTTTAGGTGACAAAAAACTTTAGTTTAAGTTTCGAGGGGGCAGGCTGAAGTTTTACAGTTTCTGGTGTGGGTATGAGTG of Quercus lobata isolate SW786 chromosome 8, ValleyOak3.0 Primary Assembly, whole genome shotgun sequence contains these proteins:
- the LOC115957473 gene encoding protein LHCP TRANSLOCATION DEFECT-like, which codes for MASIPCTTHLPFTFKPSTSPSSLSKTNLKFLGVQHRLGWARPSKLGPSNGSRAKCWFKFGKNGVDAEGAGIYGSQSRDDFDRDDVEQYFNYMGMLAVEGSYDKMDALLNQNIHPVDILLLMAASEGDKPKIEELLRAGASYTVKDADGRTALDRAANNEIKDFILSFSVQKA